One genomic region from Sander lucioperca isolate FBNREF2018 chromosome 3, SLUC_FBN_1.2, whole genome shotgun sequence encodes:
- the ccpg1 gene encoding cell cycle progression protein 1 isoform X7 encodes MSETSSDAESSCGWTIISNEGSDIETLGLEAAVEYGAELLEHPSLEEAELRDKQASASNSQCVAESLDETLEEQTIDETLCASEAGDTPGKQHATVLSSSDHSDIVTLGDLKEDEHADAEEEVATNKEFYLGTSCSSQYAFTAAEAAGLMLSHWKLPQSLMNLGYSLRSQLTGGRSFPVFPVQQPTLTNSSSSEDEAGRSASTVVRRRRLRKNTTSIVTEPEEEVLESGQSEEEGEEEVKEQTQQQQEEEAEIRSLDVRMQGRASSILNSCILIALVVAISMGFGHFYGPRQQLQPGYRCYHDDLWKFDVVRDLIQQHVGEQSFTNQVSDDELDEQTVSLLLTEVIEKIKTENQELNIKQAQIQAQRDDLEMLLKQKAEERNNIVSLQQSLTAENQLLKTSLEREEKSLSTLQEELRNLRSKIRDLEAMGAGADSLLLENQRLKDQLENEKQLIRSFHGQRGDMMAEAQTLRKKLDKERTITGELRRKLNVLRSHIPRAGKEAGPEPEELQSRLMELEERLSFAQQRSDLWERLYVETKEDRVKGDKESKVKITKEGMAGKVRETFDAVKNSTKEFVHHHKEQIKKAKEAVKENLRKFSDSVKLTFRHFKNSASTVLNKARGFYDKRRDEKNTEESWQHRPHKPHHRHQHQYDDSSQNNHNTRKSGDKVHQDRGQDAHKNGCYGIFDCAYQESMSLFNKAMDPIRADEFYQLLQSYLQQEVDHFHHWKELEMFVNNFFHNGVFIHDQMLFTDFVSSVENYLTGMHEYHGLDDDVFRDLDDFVFRHFFGEAYRKSYGPNGPFERPDTDSKAKHQQRKQQRARSRPHSERKWSRSGRNADGHMADVKIELGPMPFDPKY; translated from the exons ATGTCAGAGACGTCAAGTGATGCAGAGTCGTCCTGTGGCTGGACCATTATCAGTAATGAG GGCTCAGATATCGAGACGTTGGGATTGGAGGCTGCAGTGGAATATGGAGCTGAGCTGTTAGAGCACCCTTCATTGGAGGAAGCAGAGCTGCGGGATAAACAGGCTTCAGCATCTAACT CTCAGTGTGTTGCAGAGTCACTTGATGAAACTCTGGAAGAACAAACCATAGATGAGACACTGTGTGCTTCAGAG GCCGGAGACACCCCAGGGAAACAGCATGCGACTGTGTTGTCCTCCAGCGATCACTCGGACATTGTGACTCTTGGAGACTTAAAGGAGGACGAGCATGCTGATGCGGAAGAAGAGGTGGCAACAAACAAGGAGTTTTACCTCGGAACGTCCTGCAGTAGCCAGTACGCCTTCACTGCTGCAGAGGCTG CAGGTTTGATGTTGAGTCACTGGAAACTTCCACAAAGTCTCATGAACTTAGGCTACAGTCTGAGAAGTCAGCTCACTGGAGGCCGCTCTTTCCCAG TTTTCCCAGTGCAGCAGCCTACATTGACAAACTCAAGCAGCAGCGAGGATGAGGCAGGTCGAAGCGCCAGCACTGTTGTCCGAAGACGAAGGTTGAGGAAGAATACCACAAGCATCGTCACAGAGCCTGAGGAGGAGGTGCTGGAGTCCGGCCAGAgtgaggaagagggggaggaggaggtcaAAGAACagacgcagcagcagcaggaggaggaggcagaaaTTAGAAGTCTGGATGTCCGAATGCAAGGCCGGGCTAGCAGCATCCTCAACAGCTGTATCCTGATCGCCCTCGTCGTAGCCATCAGTATGGGCTTCGGCCACTTCTATG gaccacggcagcagctgcaaccagGATACAGGTGCTACCACGACGATCTATGGAAATTTGATGTTGTGAGGGATCTGATTCAACAACATGTTGGAGAACAATCTTTTACGAACCAGGTCAGTGAC GATGAGCTGGATGAGCAAACAGTTAGTTTGCTGCTCACAGAAGTAATTGAGAAGATAAAGACAGAGAACCAGGAGCTCAACATCAAACAGGCGCAGATTCAG GCCCAGAGAGATGACCTGGAAATGTTGCTGAAACAGAAGGCTGAGGAGAGGAATAACATTGTGTCTCTGCAGCAGAGTTTGACAGCTGAGAACCAGCTGCTGAAAACCTCCCTAGAACGTGAAGAAAAGTCCCTCTCCACCTTACAGGAGGAGCTGAGAAACCTGCGCTCTAAGATTAGAGATCTGGAGGCGATGGGAGCTGGTGCTGACTCGCTGCTGTTGGAAAACCAGAGGCTGAAAGACCAGCTGGAGAATGAGAAACAGTTGATCCGAAGCTTCCACGGCCAAAGGGGAGACATGATGGCTGAAGCGCAGACACTGAGGAAGAAGCTCGACAAGGAGAGAACGATTACAGGTGAGCTGAGGAGAAAGTTAAATGTGCTGAGAAGTCACATCCCCAGAGCTGGGAAGGAAGCTGGTCCAGAACCAGAAGAGCTCCAGTCACGTCTGATGGAGCTAGAGGAGAGACTGAGCTTCGCGCAGCAGCGCTCGGACCTGTGGGAGAGGCTGTACGTGGAAACCAAAGAAGACAGAGTTAAAGGAGACAAAGAGTCCAAAGTGAAAATAACAAAAGAGGGCATGGCAGGGAAAGTGAGAGAGACATTTGATGCTGTGAAGAACTCCACCAAGGAGTTTGTCCATCACCACAAAGAGCAGATAAAGAAAGCAAAGGAAGCCGTGAAGGAGAACCTGAGGAAGTTTTCAGATTCTGTCAAATTAACTTTCCGACACTTCAAGAATTCCGCTTCGACCGTCCTCAACAAAGCCAGAGGCTTTTATGATAAAAGACGGGATGAGAAGAACACAGAGGAGTCGTGGCAGCACAGACCCCACAAGCCTCATCACAGACACCAGCACCAATATGATGACTCGTCCCAGAACAACCACAACACTCGAAAATCAGGAGATAAAGTTCACCAAGATCGAGGTCAAGACGCCCACAAGAATGGATGCTACGGCATTTTCGACTGTGCCTACCAGGAGTCCATGAGTCTCTTCAACAAAGCCATGGACCCAATCAGAGCAGACGAATTTTACCAGCTGCTGCAGAGCTACCTGCAGCAAGAAGTCGAccacttccaccactggaaAGAGCTGGAGATGTTCGTCAACAACTTCTTCCACAACGGAGTGTTCATCCACGACCAGATGCTGTTCACAGACTTTGTCAGCAGCGTGGAAAACTATCTGACTGGCATGCACGAGTATCACGGCCTCGATGACGACGTGTTCAGAGATCTTGATGACTTTGTCTTCCGGCACTTCTTCGGAGAGGCTTACAGAAAAAGCTACGGCCCAAA CGGGCCATTTGAAAGACCCGACACAGACTCGAAGGCGAAGCACCAGCAGCGAAAGCAGCAGAGAGCCAGGTCTCGACCACACAGTGAACGCAAGTGGAGCCGATCAGGAAGAAATGCAGACGGGCACATGGCTGACGTCAAAATAGAACTGGGCCCGATGCCGTTTGATCCCAAATACTGA
- the ccpg1 gene encoding cell cycle progression protein 1 isoform X6 has product MSETSSDAESSCGWTIISNEGSDIETLGLEAAVEYGAELLEHPSLEEAELRDKQASASNSQCVAESLDETLEEQTIDETLCASEAGDTPGKQHATVLSSSDHSDIVTLGDLKEDEHADAEEEVATNKEFYLGTSCSSQYAFTAAEAAGLMLSHWKLPQSLMNLGYSLRSQLTGGRSFPVFPVQQPTLTNSSSSEDEAGRSASTVVRRRRLRKNTTSIVTEPEEEVLESGQSEEEGEEEVKEQTQQQQEEEAEIRSLDVRMQGRASSILNSCILIALVVAISMGFGHFYAGPRQQLQPGYRCYHDDLWKFDVVRDLIQQHVGEQSFTNQVSDDELDEQTVSLLLTEVIEKIKTENQELNIKQAQIQAQRDDLEMLLKQKAEERNNIVSLQQSLTAENQLLKTSLEREEKSLSTLQEELRNLRSKIRDLEAMGAGADSLLLENQRLKDQLENEKQLIRSFHGQRGDMMAEAQTLRKKLDKERTITGELRRKLNVLRSHIPRAGKEAGPEPEELQSRLMELEERLSFAQQRSDLWERLYVETKEDRVKGDKESKVKITKEGMAGKVRETFDAVKNSTKEFVHHHKEQIKKAKEAVKENLRKFSDSVKLTFRHFKNSASTVLNKARGFYDKRRDEKNTEESWQHRPHKPHHRHQHQYDDSSQNNHNTRKSGDKVHQDRGQDAHKNGCYGIFDCAYQESMSLFNKAMDPIRADEFYQLLQSYLQQEVDHFHHWKELEMFVNNFFHNGVFIHDQMLFTDFVSSVENYLTGMHEYHGLDDDVFRDLDDFVFRHFFGEAYRKSYGPNGPFERPDTDSKAKHQQRKQQRARSRPHSERKWSRSGRNADGHMADVKIELGPMPFDPKY; this is encoded by the exons ATGTCAGAGACGTCAAGTGATGCAGAGTCGTCCTGTGGCTGGACCATTATCAGTAATGAG GGCTCAGATATCGAGACGTTGGGATTGGAGGCTGCAGTGGAATATGGAGCTGAGCTGTTAGAGCACCCTTCATTGGAGGAAGCAGAGCTGCGGGATAAACAGGCTTCAGCATCTAACT CTCAGTGTGTTGCAGAGTCACTTGATGAAACTCTGGAAGAACAAACCATAGATGAGACACTGTGTGCTTCAGAG GCCGGAGACACCCCAGGGAAACAGCATGCGACTGTGTTGTCCTCCAGCGATCACTCGGACATTGTGACTCTTGGAGACTTAAAGGAGGACGAGCATGCTGATGCGGAAGAAGAGGTGGCAACAAACAAGGAGTTTTACCTCGGAACGTCCTGCAGTAGCCAGTACGCCTTCACTGCTGCAGAGGCTG CAGGTTTGATGTTGAGTCACTGGAAACTTCCACAAAGTCTCATGAACTTAGGCTACAGTCTGAGAAGTCAGCTCACTGGAGGCCGCTCTTTCCCAG TTTTCCCAGTGCAGCAGCCTACATTGACAAACTCAAGCAGCAGCGAGGATGAGGCAGGTCGAAGCGCCAGCACTGTTGTCCGAAGACGAAGGTTGAGGAAGAATACCACAAGCATCGTCACAGAGCCTGAGGAGGAGGTGCTGGAGTCCGGCCAGAgtgaggaagagggggaggaggaggtcaAAGAACagacgcagcagcagcaggaggaggaggcagaaaTTAGAAGTCTGGATGTCCGAATGCAAGGCCGGGCTAGCAGCATCCTCAACAGCTGTATCCTGATCGCCCTCGTCGTAGCCATCAGTATGGGCTTCGGCCACTTCTATG caggaccacggcagcagctgcaaccagGATACAGGTGCTACCACGACGATCTATGGAAATTTGATGTTGTGAGGGATCTGATTCAACAACATGTTGGAGAACAATCTTTTACGAACCAGGTCAGTGAC GATGAGCTGGATGAGCAAACAGTTAGTTTGCTGCTCACAGAAGTAATTGAGAAGATAAAGACAGAGAACCAGGAGCTCAACATCAAACAGGCGCAGATTCAG GCCCAGAGAGATGACCTGGAAATGTTGCTGAAACAGAAGGCTGAGGAGAGGAATAACATTGTGTCTCTGCAGCAGAGTTTGACAGCTGAGAACCAGCTGCTGAAAACCTCCCTAGAACGTGAAGAAAAGTCCCTCTCCACCTTACAGGAGGAGCTGAGAAACCTGCGCTCTAAGATTAGAGATCTGGAGGCGATGGGAGCTGGTGCTGACTCGCTGCTGTTGGAAAACCAGAGGCTGAAAGACCAGCTGGAGAATGAGAAACAGTTGATCCGAAGCTTCCACGGCCAAAGGGGAGACATGATGGCTGAAGCGCAGACACTGAGGAAGAAGCTCGACAAGGAGAGAACGATTACAGGTGAGCTGAGGAGAAAGTTAAATGTGCTGAGAAGTCACATCCCCAGAGCTGGGAAGGAAGCTGGTCCAGAACCAGAAGAGCTCCAGTCACGTCTGATGGAGCTAGAGGAGAGACTGAGCTTCGCGCAGCAGCGCTCGGACCTGTGGGAGAGGCTGTACGTGGAAACCAAAGAAGACAGAGTTAAAGGAGACAAAGAGTCCAAAGTGAAAATAACAAAAGAGGGCATGGCAGGGAAAGTGAGAGAGACATTTGATGCTGTGAAGAACTCCACCAAGGAGTTTGTCCATCACCACAAAGAGCAGATAAAGAAAGCAAAGGAAGCCGTGAAGGAGAACCTGAGGAAGTTTTCAGATTCTGTCAAATTAACTTTCCGACACTTCAAGAATTCCGCTTCGACCGTCCTCAACAAAGCCAGAGGCTTTTATGATAAAAGACGGGATGAGAAGAACACAGAGGAGTCGTGGCAGCACAGACCCCACAAGCCTCATCACAGACACCAGCACCAATATGATGACTCGTCCCAGAACAACCACAACACTCGAAAATCAGGAGATAAAGTTCACCAAGATCGAGGTCAAGACGCCCACAAGAATGGATGCTACGGCATTTTCGACTGTGCCTACCAGGAGTCCATGAGTCTCTTCAACAAAGCCATGGACCCAATCAGAGCAGACGAATTTTACCAGCTGCTGCAGAGCTACCTGCAGCAAGAAGTCGAccacttccaccactggaaAGAGCTGGAGATGTTCGTCAACAACTTCTTCCACAACGGAGTGTTCATCCACGACCAGATGCTGTTCACAGACTTTGTCAGCAGCGTGGAAAACTATCTGACTGGCATGCACGAGTATCACGGCCTCGATGACGACGTGTTCAGAGATCTTGATGACTTTGTCTTCCGGCACTTCTTCGGAGAGGCTTACAGAAAAAGCTACGGCCCAAA CGGGCCATTTGAAAGACCCGACACAGACTCGAAGGCGAAGCACCAGCAGCGAAAGCAGCAGAGAGCCAGGTCTCGACCACACAGTGAACGCAAGTGGAGCCGATCAGGAAGAAATGCAGACGGGCACATGGCTGACGTCAAAATAGAACTGGGCCCGATGCCGTTTGATCCCAAATACTGA
- the ccpg1 gene encoding cell cycle progression protein 1 isoform X5 — protein sequence MSETSSDAESSCGWTIISNEGSDIETLGLEAAVEYGAELLEHPSLEEAELRDKQASASNSQCVAESLDETLEEQTIDETLCASEAGDTPGKQHATVLSSSDHSDIVTLGDLKEDEHADAEEEVATNKEFYLGTSCSSQYAFTAAEAAGLMLSHWKLPQSLMNLGYSLRSQLTGGRSFPVFPVQQPTLTNSSSSEDEAGRSASTVVRRRRLRKNTTSIVTEPEEEVLESGQSEEEGEEEVKEQTQQQQEEEAEIRSLDVRMQGRASSILNSCILIALVVAISMGFGHFYGPRQQLQPGYRCYHDDLWKFDVVRDLIQQHVGEQSFTNQGDNDLDELDEQTVSLLLTEVIEKIKTENQELNIKQAQIQAQRDDLEMLLKQKAEERNNIVSLQQSLTAENQLLKTSLEREEKSLSTLQEELRNLRSKIRDLEAMGAGADSLLLENQRLKDQLENEKQLIRSFHGQRGDMMAEAQTLRKKLDKERTITGELRRKLNVLRSHIPRAGKEAGPEPEELQSRLMELEERLSFAQQRSDLWERLYVETKEDRVKGDKESKVKITKEGMAGKVRETFDAVKNSTKEFVHHHKEQIKKAKEAVKENLRKFSDSVKLTFRHFKNSASTVLNKARGFYDKRRDEKNTEESWQHRPHKPHHRHQHQYDDSSQNNHNTRKSGDKVHQDRGQDAHKNGCYGIFDCAYQESMSLFNKAMDPIRADEFYQLLQSYLQQEVDHFHHWKELEMFVNNFFHNGVFIHDQMLFTDFVSSVENYLTGMHEYHGLDDDVFRDLDDFVFRHFFGEAYRKSYGPNGPFERPDTDSKAKHQQRKQQRARSRPHSERKWSRSGRNADGHMADVKIELGPMPFDPKY from the exons ATGTCAGAGACGTCAAGTGATGCAGAGTCGTCCTGTGGCTGGACCATTATCAGTAATGAG GGCTCAGATATCGAGACGTTGGGATTGGAGGCTGCAGTGGAATATGGAGCTGAGCTGTTAGAGCACCCTTCATTGGAGGAAGCAGAGCTGCGGGATAAACAGGCTTCAGCATCTAACT CTCAGTGTGTTGCAGAGTCACTTGATGAAACTCTGGAAGAACAAACCATAGATGAGACACTGTGTGCTTCAGAG GCCGGAGACACCCCAGGGAAACAGCATGCGACTGTGTTGTCCTCCAGCGATCACTCGGACATTGTGACTCTTGGAGACTTAAAGGAGGACGAGCATGCTGATGCGGAAGAAGAGGTGGCAACAAACAAGGAGTTTTACCTCGGAACGTCCTGCAGTAGCCAGTACGCCTTCACTGCTGCAGAGGCTG CAGGTTTGATGTTGAGTCACTGGAAACTTCCACAAAGTCTCATGAACTTAGGCTACAGTCTGAGAAGTCAGCTCACTGGAGGCCGCTCTTTCCCAG TTTTCCCAGTGCAGCAGCCTACATTGACAAACTCAAGCAGCAGCGAGGATGAGGCAGGTCGAAGCGCCAGCACTGTTGTCCGAAGACGAAGGTTGAGGAAGAATACCACAAGCATCGTCACAGAGCCTGAGGAGGAGGTGCTGGAGTCCGGCCAGAgtgaggaagagggggaggaggaggtcaAAGAACagacgcagcagcagcaggaggaggaggcagaaaTTAGAAGTCTGGATGTCCGAATGCAAGGCCGGGCTAGCAGCATCCTCAACAGCTGTATCCTGATCGCCCTCGTCGTAGCCATCAGTATGGGCTTCGGCCACTTCTATG gaccacggcagcagctgcaaccagGATACAGGTGCTACCACGACGATCTATGGAAATTTGATGTTGTGAGGGATCTGATTCAACAACATGTTGGAGAACAATCTTTTACGAACCAG GGTGACAATGACCTGGATGAGCTGGATGAGCAAACAGTTAGTTTGCTGCTCACAGAAGTAATTGAGAAGATAAAGACAGAGAACCAGGAGCTCAACATCAAACAGGCGCAGATTCAG GCCCAGAGAGATGACCTGGAAATGTTGCTGAAACAGAAGGCTGAGGAGAGGAATAACATTGTGTCTCTGCAGCAGAGTTTGACAGCTGAGAACCAGCTGCTGAAAACCTCCCTAGAACGTGAAGAAAAGTCCCTCTCCACCTTACAGGAGGAGCTGAGAAACCTGCGCTCTAAGATTAGAGATCTGGAGGCGATGGGAGCTGGTGCTGACTCGCTGCTGTTGGAAAACCAGAGGCTGAAAGACCAGCTGGAGAATGAGAAACAGTTGATCCGAAGCTTCCACGGCCAAAGGGGAGACATGATGGCTGAAGCGCAGACACTGAGGAAGAAGCTCGACAAGGAGAGAACGATTACAGGTGAGCTGAGGAGAAAGTTAAATGTGCTGAGAAGTCACATCCCCAGAGCTGGGAAGGAAGCTGGTCCAGAACCAGAAGAGCTCCAGTCACGTCTGATGGAGCTAGAGGAGAGACTGAGCTTCGCGCAGCAGCGCTCGGACCTGTGGGAGAGGCTGTACGTGGAAACCAAAGAAGACAGAGTTAAAGGAGACAAAGAGTCCAAAGTGAAAATAACAAAAGAGGGCATGGCAGGGAAAGTGAGAGAGACATTTGATGCTGTGAAGAACTCCACCAAGGAGTTTGTCCATCACCACAAAGAGCAGATAAAGAAAGCAAAGGAAGCCGTGAAGGAGAACCTGAGGAAGTTTTCAGATTCTGTCAAATTAACTTTCCGACACTTCAAGAATTCCGCTTCGACCGTCCTCAACAAAGCCAGAGGCTTTTATGATAAAAGACGGGATGAGAAGAACACAGAGGAGTCGTGGCAGCACAGACCCCACAAGCCTCATCACAGACACCAGCACCAATATGATGACTCGTCCCAGAACAACCACAACACTCGAAAATCAGGAGATAAAGTTCACCAAGATCGAGGTCAAGACGCCCACAAGAATGGATGCTACGGCATTTTCGACTGTGCCTACCAGGAGTCCATGAGTCTCTTCAACAAAGCCATGGACCCAATCAGAGCAGACGAATTTTACCAGCTGCTGCAGAGCTACCTGCAGCAAGAAGTCGAccacttccaccactggaaAGAGCTGGAGATGTTCGTCAACAACTTCTTCCACAACGGAGTGTTCATCCACGACCAGATGCTGTTCACAGACTTTGTCAGCAGCGTGGAAAACTATCTGACTGGCATGCACGAGTATCACGGCCTCGATGACGACGTGTTCAGAGATCTTGATGACTTTGTCTTCCGGCACTTCTTCGGAGAGGCTTACAGAAAAAGCTACGGCCCAAA CGGGCCATTTGAAAGACCCGACACAGACTCGAAGGCGAAGCACCAGCAGCGAAAGCAGCAGAGAGCCAGGTCTCGACCACACAGTGAACGCAAGTGGAGCCGATCAGGAAGAAATGCAGACGGGCACATGGCTGACGTCAAAATAGAACTGGGCCCGATGCCGTTTGATCCCAAATACTGA
- the ccpg1 gene encoding cell cycle progression protein 1 isoform X2: MSETSSDAESSCGWTIISNEGSDIETLGLEAAVEYGAELLEHPSLEEAELRDKQASASNSQCVAESLDETLEEQTIDETLCASEAGDTPGKQHATVLSSSDHSDIVTLGDLKEDEHADAEEEVATNKEFYLGTSCSSQYAFTAAEAAGLMLSHWKLPQSLMNLGYSLRSQLTGGRSFPVFPVQQPTLTNSSSSEDEAGRSASTVVRRRRLRKNTTSIVTEPEEEVLESGQSEEEGEEEVKEQTQQQQEEEAEIRSLDVRMQGRASSILNSCILIALVVAISMGFGHFYGPRQQLQPGYRCYHDDLWKFDVVRDLIQQHVGEQSFTNQVQRGDNDLDELDEQTVSLLLTEVIEKIKTENQELNIKQAQIQAQRDDLEMLLKQKAEERNNIVSLQQSLTAENQLLKTSLEREEKSLSTLQEELRNLRSKIRDLEAMGAGADSLLLENQRLKDQLENEKQLIRSFHGQRGDMMAEAQTLRKKLDKERTITGELRRKLNVLRSHIPRAGKEAGPEPEELQSRLMELEERLSFAQQRSDLWERLYVETKEDRVKGDKESKVKITKEGMAGKVRETFDAVKNSTKEFVHHHKEQIKKAKEAVKENLRKFSDSVKLTFRHFKNSASTVLNKARGFYDKRRDEKNTEESWQHRPHKPHHRHQHQYDDSSQNNHNTRKSGDKVHQDRGQDAHKNGCYGIFDCAYQESMSLFNKAMDPIRADEFYQLLQSYLQQEVDHFHHWKELEMFVNNFFHNGVFIHDQMLFTDFVSSVENYLTGMHEYHGLDDDVFRDLDDFVFRHFFGEAYRKSYGPNGPFERPDTDSKAKHQQRKQQRARSRPHSERKWSRSGRNADGHMADVKIELGPMPFDPKY; the protein is encoded by the exons ATGTCAGAGACGTCAAGTGATGCAGAGTCGTCCTGTGGCTGGACCATTATCAGTAATGAG GGCTCAGATATCGAGACGTTGGGATTGGAGGCTGCAGTGGAATATGGAGCTGAGCTGTTAGAGCACCCTTCATTGGAGGAAGCAGAGCTGCGGGATAAACAGGCTTCAGCATCTAACT CTCAGTGTGTTGCAGAGTCACTTGATGAAACTCTGGAAGAACAAACCATAGATGAGACACTGTGTGCTTCAGAG GCCGGAGACACCCCAGGGAAACAGCATGCGACTGTGTTGTCCTCCAGCGATCACTCGGACATTGTGACTCTTGGAGACTTAAAGGAGGACGAGCATGCTGATGCGGAAGAAGAGGTGGCAACAAACAAGGAGTTTTACCTCGGAACGTCCTGCAGTAGCCAGTACGCCTTCACTGCTGCAGAGGCTG CAGGTTTGATGTTGAGTCACTGGAAACTTCCACAAAGTCTCATGAACTTAGGCTACAGTCTGAGAAGTCAGCTCACTGGAGGCCGCTCTTTCCCAG TTTTCCCAGTGCAGCAGCCTACATTGACAAACTCAAGCAGCAGCGAGGATGAGGCAGGTCGAAGCGCCAGCACTGTTGTCCGAAGACGAAGGTTGAGGAAGAATACCACAAGCATCGTCACAGAGCCTGAGGAGGAGGTGCTGGAGTCCGGCCAGAgtgaggaagagggggaggaggaggtcaAAGAACagacgcagcagcagcaggaggaggaggcagaaaTTAGAAGTCTGGATGTCCGAATGCAAGGCCGGGCTAGCAGCATCCTCAACAGCTGTATCCTGATCGCCCTCGTCGTAGCCATCAGTATGGGCTTCGGCCACTTCTATG gaccacggcagcagctgcaaccagGATACAGGTGCTACCACGACGATCTATGGAAATTTGATGTTGTGAGGGATCTGATTCAACAACATGTTGGAGAACAATCTTTTACGAACCAG GTCCAAAGGGGTGACAATGACCTGGATGAGCTGGATGAGCAAACAGTTAGTTTGCTGCTCACAGAAGTAATTGAGAAGATAAAGACAGAGAACCAGGAGCTCAACATCAAACAGGCGCAGATTCAG GCCCAGAGAGATGACCTGGAAATGTTGCTGAAACAGAAGGCTGAGGAGAGGAATAACATTGTGTCTCTGCAGCAGAGTTTGACAGCTGAGAACCAGCTGCTGAAAACCTCCCTAGAACGTGAAGAAAAGTCCCTCTCCACCTTACAGGAGGAGCTGAGAAACCTGCGCTCTAAGATTAGAGATCTGGAGGCGATGGGAGCTGGTGCTGACTCGCTGCTGTTGGAAAACCAGAGGCTGAAAGACCAGCTGGAGAATGAGAAACAGTTGATCCGAAGCTTCCACGGCCAAAGGGGAGACATGATGGCTGAAGCGCAGACACTGAGGAAGAAGCTCGACAAGGAGAGAACGATTACAGGTGAGCTGAGGAGAAAGTTAAATGTGCTGAGAAGTCACATCCCCAGAGCTGGGAAGGAAGCTGGTCCAGAACCAGAAGAGCTCCAGTCACGTCTGATGGAGCTAGAGGAGAGACTGAGCTTCGCGCAGCAGCGCTCGGACCTGTGGGAGAGGCTGTACGTGGAAACCAAAGAAGACAGAGTTAAAGGAGACAAAGAGTCCAAAGTGAAAATAACAAAAGAGGGCATGGCAGGGAAAGTGAGAGAGACATTTGATGCTGTGAAGAACTCCACCAAGGAGTTTGTCCATCACCACAAAGAGCAGATAAAGAAAGCAAAGGAAGCCGTGAAGGAGAACCTGAGGAAGTTTTCAGATTCTGTCAAATTAACTTTCCGACACTTCAAGAATTCCGCTTCGACCGTCCTCAACAAAGCCAGAGGCTTTTATGATAAAAGACGGGATGAGAAGAACACAGAGGAGTCGTGGCAGCACAGACCCCACAAGCCTCATCACAGACACCAGCACCAATATGATGACTCGTCCCAGAACAACCACAACACTCGAAAATCAGGAGATAAAGTTCACCAAGATCGAGGTCAAGACGCCCACAAGAATGGATGCTACGGCATTTTCGACTGTGCCTACCAGGAGTCCATGAGTCTCTTCAACAAAGCCATGGACCCAATCAGAGCAGACGAATTTTACCAGCTGCTGCAGAGCTACCTGCAGCAAGAAGTCGAccacttccaccactggaaAGAGCTGGAGATGTTCGTCAACAACTTCTTCCACAACGGAGTGTTCATCCACGACCAGATGCTGTTCACAGACTTTGTCAGCAGCGTGGAAAACTATCTGACTGGCATGCACGAGTATCACGGCCTCGATGACGACGTGTTCAGAGATCTTGATGACTTTGTCTTCCGGCACTTCTTCGGAGAGGCTTACAGAAAAAGCTACGGCCCAAA CGGGCCATTTGAAAGACCCGACACAGACTCGAAGGCGAAGCACCAGCAGCGAAAGCAGCAGAGAGCCAGGTCTCGACCACACAGTGAACGCAAGTGGAGCCGATCAGGAAGAAATGCAGACGGGCACATGGCTGACGTCAAAATAGAACTGGGCCCGATGCCGTTTGATCCCAAATACTGA